In Prochlorococcus marinus str. MIT 1214, one DNA window encodes the following:
- a CDS encoding prephenate/arogenate dehydrogenase, which yields MELKTKPSKSIGIVGLGLIGGSLGLDLQKLGYTVYGIAHREKTAQKAKERKLAQIVSTDPSVLKNCSLIYIALPLQQLLNPSSSLINAIPRNAVVTDVGSVKVPILNTWNNLHPRFVASHPMTGTEESGVNAGQHDLFKNKPWVVTPNKETDQKALEIVHKISLSLGSKWISAEAQMHDEAVGLISHLPVLISAALLNTLRRDVKPSLYSFAKSIASSGFADTSRVGGGNPELGVSMAKFNKKNLARHIASYRHSLGLFEKYLLEENWSELEKILVNTQEERQNFV from the coding sequence ATGGAGCTTAAAACAAAACCCTCTAAAAGTATTGGAATTGTCGGATTAGGTCTAATTGGAGGATCCTTAGGCTTAGATCTCCAAAAGCTTGGATATACAGTTTATGGGATTGCTCATCGAGAAAAAACTGCACAAAAAGCCAAAGAAAGAAAACTAGCCCAAATTGTTAGTACTGATCCAAGTGTATTAAAAAATTGTTCTCTTATTTATATTGCTTTACCACTTCAGCAGCTCCTAAATCCTTCTTCCTCTTTAATAAATGCCATTCCTAGGAATGCTGTTGTTACTGATGTTGGATCTGTAAAAGTCCCCATTTTAAATACTTGGAACAACCTACATCCACGTTTTGTAGCAAGTCATCCAATGACAGGAACAGAAGAATCTGGTGTTAACGCAGGTCAACATGATTTATTTAAAAATAAGCCATGGGTCGTTACGCCAAATAAAGAAACTGATCAAAAAGCTCTCGAAATAGTTCACAAAATTTCTTTGTCACTTGGGAGTAAATGGATAAGCGCTGAAGCTCAAATGCATGATGAAGCTGTTGGATTGATTTCACATTTACCAGTTCTAATTAGCGCGGCATTGCTGAATACTCTCAGAAGAGATGTAAAGCCTTCCTTATATTCATTTGCAAAAAGTATTGCATCCAGTGGGTTCGCTGACACATCCAGGGTCGGAGGTGGCAACCCAGAGCTAGGAGTCTCTATGGCAAAATTTAACAAGAAAAATTTAGCGAGACATATTGCATCTTATAGACATTCTCTAGGTCTATTTGAAAAATATTTACTTGAAGAGAACTGGAGTGAACTCGAAAAAATACTAGTTAATACACAGGAAGAAAGACAGAATTTCGTTTAA
- the crtD gene encoding C-3',4' desaturase CrtD, whose protein sequence is MSEESIIVVGGGIAGLTGAALLAKEGYQVTLVEAHSQLGGCAGTFKRGSYTFDVGATQVAGLESGGIHHRLFNYLDIPLPDAKILDPGCSVDLGDGSKPINLWYDPLRWKKERQEQFPGSEIFWSLCSKIHESNWEFVERDPILPVRNFWDLSQLIRAIRPSNLLTGFLSKLTISDLLQITGCYKDRRLRSFLDLQLKLYSQEPASRTAALYGATVLQMAQSPRGLWHLHGSMQILSDLLKESFLRDGGSLLIGHRVTEILSKKKSNIFDVTLIDRRKNLIQMKASDIVFSLPPQSLLDLIPIDGGLSKTYRESIKKLPKPSGALVFYGALHRSDLPVNCPGHIQMFDENFGSLFISISMEDDQRAPAGMATLIVSVFVDIDQWSNLDSQSYARKKNIIEKQIGTILNKKFDLLETSWDHQELSTPRSFERWTGRPGGIVGGLGQHPDQFGPFGLSSRTPLKGLWLCGDSIYPGEGTAGVSQSAMMVVRQLMESKGRHLNIPTFC, encoded by the coding sequence ATGTCTGAAGAATCTATCATTGTTGTTGGGGGAGGGATAGCTGGCTTAACAGGTGCTGCTCTGCTAGCTAAAGAGGGTTATCAGGTAACTTTGGTCGAAGCACATAGTCAACTAGGTGGATGTGCAGGAACTTTTAAAAGAGGTTCTTATACCTTTGATGTAGGCGCTACCCAAGTTGCAGGCCTTGAGAGTGGAGGAATTCATCATCGTTTATTTAATTATTTAGATATTCCGTTACCTGATGCAAAAATTTTAGATCCTGGATGTTCAGTTGATCTGGGTGATGGGAGTAAGCCAATCAATCTTTGGTATGATCCATTGCGATGGAAGAAAGAAAGACAAGAACAGTTTCCTGGGAGTGAGATCTTCTGGTCATTATGTTCAAAAATTCACGAAAGTAACTGGGAATTTGTCGAAAGAGATCCAATACTTCCGGTAAGAAATTTTTGGGACTTAAGTCAATTAATTAGAGCCATACGTCCTTCAAATCTTTTAACAGGTTTTTTGAGCAAATTGACTATTTCAGACTTGCTTCAAATAACTGGTTGTTATAAAGATAGACGTCTACGTAGTTTTCTAGACCTTCAATTAAAACTTTACTCTCAAGAGCCAGCAAGTAGAACTGCAGCTTTATACGGTGCAACTGTTCTTCAAATGGCCCAATCCCCGAGAGGCTTATGGCATCTTCATGGATCCATGCAAATTCTTAGCGATTTGTTGAAAGAGAGTTTTTTGAGAGATGGTGGAAGCCTTTTGATCGGGCATAGAGTGACAGAAATTTTAAGTAAAAAAAAATCAAATATTTTTGATGTCACCCTAATTGATAGAAGAAAGAATTTGATACAGATGAAAGCATCAGATATTGTTTTTAGTTTGCCTCCTCAATCTCTTTTAGATTTAATTCCTATTGATGGAGGTTTATCCAAAACATACCGTGAAAGTATAAAAAAATTACCCAAACCCAGTGGTGCCCTTGTATTTTATGGAGCTCTCCATCGTTCTGACTTGCCAGTTAATTGTCCAGGACATATTCAAATGTTCGATGAGAATTTTGGATCTTTATTTATTTCTATAAGTATGGAAGATGATCAGCGTGCACCAGCTGGAATGGCTACTTTAATTGTAAGTGTATTTGTTGATATTGATCAATGGTCTAATCTAGATAGTCAATCCTATGCCAGGAAAAAAAATATTATAGAAAAACAGATTGGAACTATTTTAAATAAAAAGTTTGATTTGCTAGAGACGAGTTGGGATCATCAAGAACTTTCAACCCCAAGAAGCTTTGAAAGGTGGACAGGACGTCCTGGTGGAATAGTAGGAGGGCTTGGTCAACATCCAGATCAATTTGGCCCTTTTGGCTTGTCCAGTAGAACCCCTCTCAAAGGTTTATGGCTTTGTGGAGATTCAATTTATCCAGGCGAAGGTACAGCTGGCGTAAGCCAATCAGCCATGATGGTTGTCAGACAACTAATGGAATCTAAAGGTAGACATTTGAATATCCCTACCTTTTGTTAG
- a CDS encoding fructosamine kinase family protein yields MKELIQKALTSSNKVNNNSLIEKIIPVGGGCIHKAWCIHFQNGKRVFAKSNHIDNINMFKFERECLSVLKRFSNKSYICVPKTIDLISYQNISILFLEWIDLKQTQQNLLGKGLALLHKSSSEWSQKNFGWEEEGFIGSSTQIRGWEDNWGEFFVNYRLRPQLIKAKEWGVKVHDYEDVLIYLRSYLNDHQPRVSIVHGDLWLGNCGSTKNGLGSLYDPASYWADREVDISMTKLFGGFNREFYKGYEEVWPLDKFSQDRTDIYNLYHLLNHANMFGGSYKENSLKILKNLRSRM; encoded by the coding sequence ATGAAGGAATTAATCCAAAAGGCTCTTACAAGTTCAAATAAAGTAAACAACAACTCATTAATAGAAAAAATAATTCCTGTAGGCGGAGGTTGTATCCATAAAGCTTGGTGCATTCATTTCCAAAATGGCAAGAGAGTTTTTGCCAAATCAAATCACATTGACAATATTAATATGTTTAAGTTCGAACGTGAGTGTCTTTCAGTTCTAAAAAGATTTTCCAATAAATCGTATATCTGCGTTCCTAAAACAATTGATCTCATAAGTTATCAAAATATATCTATACTTTTTTTAGAATGGATTGATCTCAAACAAACCCAACAAAATCTCCTTGGGAAGGGCTTAGCACTACTGCATAAATCTTCGAGTGAATGGAGCCAAAAAAATTTCGGATGGGAAGAAGAAGGTTTTATAGGTTCTAGCACCCAAATAAGAGGGTGGGAGGATAACTGGGGCGAATTCTTTGTAAATTATCGTCTTCGACCACAACTTATAAAAGCAAAAGAATGGGGGGTTAAAGTTCATGATTATGAAGATGTTTTAATATATTTACGCTCATATCTAAATGATCATCAGCCAAGAGTCTCAATAGTTCATGGTGATCTATGGTTAGGTAATTGTGGAAGTACTAAGAATGGTTTAGGAAGTCTTTATGACCCTGCTAGTTATTGGGCTGACAGAGAAGTTGATATCTCAATGACTAAACTATTTGGTGGTTTTAATAGAGAATTTTATAAAGGGTACGAAGAGGTTTGGCCACTAGATAAATTTTCACAAGATAGAACTGATATTTATAATCTATACCATTTGCTTAATCACGCAAATATGTTTGGTGGATCCTATAAGGAAAATTCACTGAAAATACTAAAAAACCTGAGATCTCGTATGTAA
- a CDS encoding CAAD domain-containing protein produces the protein MSDVNPDSKDESKAGKTEGVNFSERYSDVMGKVNESLSKIDWTQMGKYGKAAGIIAVVVLAQVLIKVVIDTVNFFPILPGLLELLGIVVLGQWSWQNLTTSEKRTAVFDKVQNLKKEYLG, from the coding sequence ATGTCTGATGTAAATCCTGATTCTAAAGATGAATCAAAGGCAGGGAAAACAGAAGGTGTTAATTTTTCAGAACGTTACAGTGATGTAATGGGAAAAGTTAATGAATCTTTGAGCAAAATTGATTGGACTCAGATGGGTAAGTATGGCAAGGCGGCAGGCATCATTGCCGTTGTTGTTTTAGCCCAAGTTTTAATCAAGGTTGTTATTGATACAGTTAATTTTTTCCCAATTCTTCCTGGTTTACTGGAACTTCTTGGAATTGTTGTTTTAGGCCAATGGAGCTGGCAGAACTTAACAACAAGTGAAAAAAGAACAGCTGTATTTGACAAAGTTCAAAATCTTAAAAAAGAGTACTTAGGATAA
- a CDS encoding M67 family metallopeptidase: MKIPKFIEFHNETNCVLSRFLKAAEPEEGCCMLIGKKNSSSKDHKRNIWEVTHIWNCRNIWGEQESRLIDHNIRVFSNQKNMQLSKKNRFEIDAKDQIASYKWARENDLEVLCCAHSHPSGENKPSEMDLFLHQSPGLMVISNKDGDLQAWWIKNKLNFHRVKIEFFSLT; this comes from the coding sequence ATGAAAATTCCAAAATTTATTGAATTCCATAACGAAACGAATTGTGTTCTCTCCAGATTTTTAAAGGCTGCAGAGCCAGAGGAAGGCTGCTGTATGTTAATTGGGAAAAAAAATAGCTCATCCAAAGATCACAAAAGAAATATTTGGGAGGTAACTCACATCTGGAATTGTCGAAATATTTGGGGAGAACAAGAATCGAGATTAATTGATCACAATATAAGAGTATTTTCTAATCAAAAAAATATGCAATTGTCCAAAAAAAATCGCTTCGAAATAGATGCTAAAGATCAAATTGCATCTTACAAATGGGCAAGAGAGAATGATCTAGAAGTTTTATGTTGTGCTCATTCTCATCCTTCAGGTGAAAACAAACCCTCAGAAATGGATTTATTTTTACACCAATCTCCTGGTCTTATGGTTATTTCAAATAAGGATGGCGATTTACAAGCATGGTGGATTAAAAATAAATTAAACTTTCATAGAGTGAAAATTGAATTTTTTTCTTTAACGTGA
- the moeB gene encoding molybdopterin-synthase adenylyltransferase MoeB — translation MERSQNKSSLNSEEITRYARHISLPEIGIKGQEKLKKSSVACIGTGGLGSPLLIYLAAAGIGRIGIVDFDVVEDSNLQRQIIHTTNSIGLLKTDSAKQHILKINPSCRVDLFNQKLTSSNALEILKAYDVICDCSDNFPTRYLINDACMILNKPNIYGSIARFEGQVSVFNLKENSPNYRDLLPTPPPQELIPSCSEAGVMGILPGIIGTIQAAEAIKIITNIGFPLNGRLLIFNALNMSFKELTLKSRPENSNINKLIDYNSFCSEVKVKNEVDLDIKSISVKELKVLLNQASKETLLIDVRNQIEHNECSISGSKLIPLSTIESGESIHEIKILAAHKNLYVFCKSGKRSLRALKHLKKRGIKGINIEGGIEAWNQENIK, via the coding sequence ATGGAGAGAAGCCAGAATAAATCAAGTTTAAATTCCGAGGAAATTACCAGGTATGCAAGACACATAAGTCTTCCTGAAATAGGTATTAAAGGCCAAGAAAAATTGAAGAAAAGTTCTGTTGCGTGCATTGGGACAGGAGGACTTGGATCTCCACTTTTAATTTATCTTGCAGCCGCCGGAATTGGACGTATCGGAATAGTTGATTTTGATGTGGTTGAAGACTCAAATTTACAAAGGCAAATCATTCATACAACAAATTCAATAGGTCTATTAAAAACAGATTCTGCTAAACAACACATACTCAAGATCAATCCTTCTTGTCGAGTTGATTTATTCAATCAAAAGCTAACAAGTAGTAATGCTTTGGAAATACTTAAAGCTTATGATGTGATATGTGATTGTTCAGATAATTTCCCAACGCGCTACCTAATTAATGATGCTTGTATGATACTTAATAAGCCTAATATATATGGTTCAATTGCAAGGTTTGAAGGTCAGGTAAGTGTATTTAACTTGAAGGAAAATAGTCCTAACTATCGAGATCTGCTTCCTACACCCCCTCCACAAGAACTAATTCCATCATGCTCTGAAGCTGGTGTCATGGGAATTCTTCCTGGAATTATAGGTACAATTCAAGCAGCAGAAGCCATAAAAATAATAACAAATATTGGTTTTCCACTAAACGGAAGGCTCCTCATATTTAATGCATTAAATATGAGCTTTAAAGAGCTAACGTTAAAATCAAGACCAGAGAATAGTAATATCAATAAACTAATAGATTATAATAGCTTCTGTTCCGAGGTTAAAGTTAAAAATGAGGTCGATTTAGATATAAAAAGTATTTCAGTTAAGGAATTAAAAGTGCTCCTTAATCAAGCATCAAAAGAAACATTATTGATAGATGTTCGCAACCAGATTGAGCATAATGAATGTTCAATTTCAGGCTCAAAGCTTATTCCCCTTAGTACTATTGAAAGTGGGGAATCCATTCATGAAATTAAAATTCTTGCCGCACACAAAAATCTTTATGTATTTTGTAAAAGTGGAAAAAGATCATTGCGTGCATTAAAGCATTTAAAAAAACGTGGAATTAAAGGTATAAATATTGAAGGAGGTATTGAAGCTTGGAATCAAGAAAATATTAAATAG
- a CDS encoding cob(I)yrinic acid a,c-diamide adenosyltransferase, which yields MVSNGIGITTASESQERSHGQLHVYDGEGKGKSQAALGVVLRTIGLGICEKRQTRVLLLRFLKGPGRSYDEDAAIDALQQGFPHLIDQVRTGRGEFFSSDQSTKFDYQEAQRGWDIAKGAIASALYSVVVLDELNPVLDLGLLPVEEVVQTLTARPNGMEIIVTGRAAPNPLIKVAELHSEMRAHRRPEINNDEILFENNVGGIEIYTGEGKGKSTSALGKALQAIGRGISQDKSHRVLILQWLKGGSGYTEDAAIAALRESYPHLVDHLRSGRDAIVWRGQQKPIDYVEAERAWEIARAAISSGLYKTVILDELNPTVDLELLPVEPIVQTLLRKPSETEVIITGRCKNQPIYFDLASVHSEMVCHKHYAEKGVDLKRGVDY from the coding sequence GTGGTATCAAACGGTATAGGAATTACGACAGCATCGGAAAGCCAGGAACGTAGTCACGGACAATTACATGTTTATGACGGAGAGGGTAAAGGTAAGAGCCAGGCCGCTTTGGGGGTGGTTCTGAGGACTATAGGACTAGGTATATGTGAGAAAAGACAAACAAGAGTATTGCTTCTTAGATTCTTGAAAGGACCTGGTCGCTCGTATGACGAAGATGCCGCAATAGATGCGTTGCAGCAAGGTTTCCCTCACTTGATTGATCAAGTTAGGACTGGCAGGGGTGAATTTTTTAGCTCCGATCAATCTACTAAATTTGATTATCAGGAAGCTCAAAGAGGTTGGGACATAGCAAAGGGGGCAATTGCTAGTGCTTTATATTCAGTTGTTGTTTTGGACGAATTGAATCCTGTTCTGGATTTGGGATTATTGCCTGTTGAAGAAGTTGTTCAAACTCTTACTGCAAGACCTAACGGTATGGAAATTATCGTCACTGGAAGAGCTGCACCAAATCCTCTGATTAAAGTTGCGGAACTTCATTCTGAGATGAGAGCACACAGACGTCCTGAGATTAATAACGATGAAATTCTTTTTGAGAATAATGTTGGTGGGATTGAAATATATACCGGTGAAGGGAAAGGTAAATCAACCAGTGCTTTGGGTAAAGCTTTACAAGCTATTGGTAGAGGAATAAGTCAGGATAAAAGTCATCGTGTATTGATTTTACAATGGCTTAAGGGAGGTAGTGGTTACACAGAGGATGCCGCTATTGCGGCTCTTCGAGAAAGTTATCCGCATTTAGTCGATCATCTTAGATCTGGTAGAGATGCGATTGTTTGGAGGGGCCAGCAAAAGCCCATTGATTATGTAGAAGCTGAAAGAGCATGGGAAATTGCAAGGGCAGCGATTTCAAGTGGTCTTTATAAGACTGTGATTTTGGATGAGTTAAATCCAACCGTTGATTTAGAACTCCTACCGGTTGAGCCTATTGTTCAAACCTTGCTACGCAAACCATCAGAGACCGAAGTGATTATTACAGGAAGATGTAAAAACCAACCTATATATTTTGATTTGGCAAGTGTTCATTCTGAGATGGTGTGTCATAAGCACTATGCAGAAAAAGGAGTTGATTTAAAGAGAGGAGTTGATTATTAG
- the larE gene encoding ATP-dependent sacrificial sulfur transferase LarE, producing the protein MFFSQLESLTDSELKQLTLLREFIADINHACVAFSGGVDSSLVATIAQEQLGSKAFAVTGVSPSLAPYLLKQARLQADWIGIHHEECHTNEINEPNYFKNPENRCFACKQELHKHLNQISKKFHNAQVLDGVNYDDLHDFRPGIKASTQAGVVSPLAELEIGKESIRSISKSLGLPWWDKPAQPCLASRIPFGEEINSTRLEQIALAEEWIINHGFSKVRVRSQGLSARIELPANEIDHFLKSVERNKLIKYFLYLGFHSISLDLEGFISGKLTRDIKTTSKINSDFKKIFD; encoded by the coding sequence GTGTTTTTTAGTCAACTGGAATCTTTAACTGACTCAGAACTAAAGCAATTAACATTGTTAAGGGAGTTTATTGCAGACATCAATCATGCATGTGTTGCTTTCTCTGGAGGCGTTGATAGTTCTTTAGTAGCAACAATAGCCCAAGAACAACTAGGTTCAAAAGCCTTTGCCGTGACTGGAGTCTCTCCTTCCTTAGCTCCATATTTACTGAAGCAAGCGCGTCTTCAAGCAGATTGGATTGGTATTCATCATGAAGAATGCCATACGAATGAAATCAACGAACCAAATTACTTTAAAAATCCTGAAAATAGATGTTTTGCATGCAAACAAGAATTACATAAACATTTAAATCAAATTTCAAAGAAATTCCATAATGCTCAAGTACTGGATGGAGTGAATTATGATGATCTTCACGACTTTCGACCAGGCATTAAGGCATCTACTCAGGCTGGAGTGGTATCACCTCTTGCTGAACTAGAAATAGGTAAAGAATCAATTCGTTCAATCTCCAAATCATTAGGGTTACCCTGGTGGGATAAACCTGCCCAACCATGTTTAGCATCTCGTATTCCTTTTGGAGAGGAAATAAATTCAACAAGGCTTGAGCAGATTGCATTAGCAGAGGAATGGATAATTAATCATGGTTTTTCAAAAGTACGTGTAAGAAGTCAAGGACTATCTGCCAGAATCGAATTACCCGCAAATGAAATAGATCATTTTCTTAAAAGTGTTGAAAGAAATAAATTAATTAAATATTTTTTATATCTAGGTTTCCATTCTATAAGCCTGGATCTTGAGGGTTTCATTAGTGGAAAACTCACAAGAGACATTAAGACTACTTCAAAAATAAACTCTGATTTCAAAAAGATTTTTGATTAA
- the speD gene encoding adenosylmethionine decarboxylase: MEPFFPELHPNPGWGDSCKSKDIETINTNSSENIGRHCILELYQCDHAKLNDEAFIRTTITSSAKIAGATLINLVTHSFKPQGVTGLALLAESHISIHTWPEIGYAAIDVFTCGDHTMPEKACKLLFKDFLAKHFSFKNIVREIPSEIQALQREPRSTRKVKN; this comes from the coding sequence ATGGAACCTTTTTTCCCCGAATTGCATCCAAATCCTGGATGGGGTGACTCTTGCAAGTCAAAAGATATAGAAACCATAAATACAAACTCTAGTGAGAATATAGGAAGGCACTGCATACTTGAGCTTTATCAATGTGATCATGCGAAGCTTAATGATGAAGCTTTTATAAGGACAACTATCACATCATCGGCAAAAATTGCTGGTGCAACACTCATCAATTTGGTAACACATAGCTTTAAACCTCAGGGAGTTACTGGACTGGCTTTATTGGCTGAATCTCATATCTCAATACACACATGGCCTGAGATTGGCTATGCAGCAATTGATGTTTTTACTTGCGGTGACCATACGATGCCTGAAAAAGCTTGCAAGTTACTTTTTAAAGATTTTTTGGCTAAGCATTTTTCTTTTAAAAATATCGTAAGAGAGATCCCTTCAGAAATCCAAGCTTTGCAGCGTGAACCAAGATCAACACGAAAAGTGAAAAATTAA
- the recF gene encoding DNA replication/repair protein RecF (All proteins in this family for which functions are known are DNA-binding proteins that assist the filamentation of RecA onto DNA for the initiation of recombination or recombinational repair.) — MQLHQLELNNFRNYRSFQFELTENRLIVIGQNGVGKSNLLESVELLSTLRSHRSNRNQDLIFWDQDQACLSAMIEDDQQLSLELNRKGGRKAYKNEKLLTRQIDLIGPMRSVGFSALDLELIRGEPSLRRNWLDRIVQQLEPIYSDLIGRFSRLLRQRSQLWRNLSIESSRNQNILLDSFDMQMALVSTRIHRRRRRVLDRLLPIASNWQQYLSNSHEKLDITYLPGSKLEGEESERIWRESIESQLLEVRSEEEITGHCRVGPHRDDVQFLVNEVDARRFGSAGQQRTIVLALKLAELELIKTLYGNYPILLLDDVLAELDPKRQLLLLEAVGQKHQCLISATHVESFEGEWVRNSQLMQLDSFS, encoded by the coding sequence ATTCAACTTCATCAGTTAGAACTTAATAATTTTCGAAATTATCGAAGTTTTCAGTTTGAGTTAACTGAAAATCGTTTGATAGTCATAGGTCAAAATGGAGTTGGTAAATCTAATCTTCTTGAATCTGTAGAACTCTTGTCTACTTTACGTTCTCATCGATCGAATCGGAATCAGGATTTGATTTTTTGGGACCAAGATCAGGCTTGTTTATCTGCGATGATTGAAGATGATCAACAACTTTCTTTGGAATTAAATAGAAAAGGTGGTAGAAAAGCCTACAAAAATGAAAAGCTTTTAACTCGTCAAATTGATTTAATTGGACCGATGAGAAGCGTAGGCTTTAGTGCTCTTGATCTAGAATTAATCAGAGGAGAACCTTCTCTTAGAAGAAATTGGCTGGATAGAATTGTCCAGCAACTTGAGCCTATTTATTCTGATTTGATAGGAAGGTTTTCTAGATTGCTTAGGCAAAGAAGTCAGCTTTGGCGTAATTTAAGTATTGAGTCGAGTAGGAATCAGAATATTCTATTAGATTCGTTTGATATGCAAATGGCTTTGGTGAGTACAAGAATTCATCGAAGACGTAGGCGTGTTTTAGATCGTCTACTTCCTATAGCTTCAAATTGGCAACAATATCTAAGCAATAGTCATGAGAAATTGGATATTACATATTTGCCAGGGAGTAAACTTGAGGGTGAAGAGAGTGAAAGGATTTGGAGGGAGAGTATTGAAAGTCAACTTTTAGAAGTGAGGTCTGAGGAAGAGATAACGGGTCATTGTCGAGTAGGTCCTCATCGTGATGATGTACAGTTTTTAGTAAATGAGGTAGATGCTAGACGTTTTGGTTCTGCTGGTCAGCAGAGGACTATTGTGTTGGCTTTAAAATTAGCCGAATTAGAATTAATTAAAACGCTGTATGGAAATTATCCAATTTTGCTTTTAGATGATGTGTTGGCTGAGCTAGATCCCAAACGACAATTATTGCTTTTAGAGGCTGTCGGTCAAAAACATCAGTGTTTAATTAGTGCAACACATGTGGAATCTTTTGAAGGTGAATGGGTTCGAAACTCACAATTAATGCAGTTAGATTCTTTTAGTTGA